From one Desulfovibrio sp. Huiquan2017 genomic stretch:
- a CDS encoding DNA internalization-related competence protein ComEC/Rec2: MKDACWTYEASVPGLLPWQTYVLAFTVGVFAIRSPWPSGAALFLLILAERALRGRDCRVPVLAVALCAVFGFAYATQRTPASPGDVPGWMAARKAVVMEGVVDRAEPRPGHRLRVILAGVTCDAGQGAEPLPGKVAWFLRGAEYTPLPGQRVRAVARLAPLRNFGDPGVWDYRWYWLRQGVFWRAWPSGRGQQVWGERPDTSLAGMRNGLRARVAQLLPDGRGGSMVLALTTGDRSRLDAETMDATRSAGLAHTLALSGLHVGFVAAMGWGLAWLLGRLWPGLLLRLPRPKLAVYLAAPLVLAYAWLGQPSASLIRASVMFGFWGVLLLQGRGRVLMDGLFFALAVIVFVSPLSVYDLGLQMSLSAVAGIGLLYPFFRFLFAARRGGPMRLLSWAAGVLAVSVCATLAIMPLVSWYFGTFSPNLLLNMVWLPVLGCVVMPLGLAGMILAVPAWTAPAGALLLGLAARVTDGLLRLLDAVRSGGWTPVFAVLRPLWPELLGFALLLVATAVCLRGRRKAPVLLAGLGFVLLVAPHVFVMAEDSRDRVSLTMLDVGLGQSLVISLPGGRRWLVDAGGGSPTFDLGQAVVGPSLALGRAPRLEGIFLSHPDTDHSHGLPYLLERFVVGALYTNDMLPRGLTGDRLRRVLDAIGMEPVALQAGDAVDLAPGVRAAVLHPGAGFAGSRANERSLVLRLERDGRSLALLPGDIEIGGIRAMRERGADVAAEVLVLPHHGSRRSFDPAFYAAVGPKAVLCSNGFMNRYGFPDPGVASAAGAVAGNGVYATARCGRVVCRWDGSYGPLRIETWLTGAACQECPSDIETQVRPAPGSDAWKTGPVVPGPPQQADDP, translated from the coding sequence GTGAAGGACGCCTGCTGGACATATGAGGCCTCGGTGCCGGGATTGCTGCCGTGGCAGACGTATGTGCTGGCCTTTACGGTCGGGGTTTTCGCCATCCGTTCGCCATGGCCTTCGGGCGCGGCGCTCTTCCTGCTCATCCTGGCCGAGCGGGCGTTGCGCGGGCGGGACTGCCGCGTGCCGGTGTTGGCCGTGGCTCTGTGCGCGGTCTTCGGCTTTGCCTACGCCACGCAACGCACGCCCGCATCGCCGGGAGACGTGCCCGGTTGGATGGCGGCGCGCAAGGCCGTGGTCATGGAGGGCGTGGTGGACCGGGCCGAGCCGAGGCCGGGCCACCGTTTGCGGGTGATTCTGGCAGGGGTGACCTGCGACGCGGGGCAGGGGGCCGAGCCGTTGCCCGGCAAGGTCGCCTGGTTTCTCCGTGGCGCGGAGTACACGCCGTTGCCGGGGCAGCGGGTGCGGGCCGTAGCCAGGCTGGCTCCCCTGCGTAATTTTGGCGATCCCGGGGTGTGGGATTACCGCTGGTATTGGCTGCGTCAAGGCGTGTTCTGGCGCGCCTGGCCCTCGGGCCGGGGGCAACAGGTCTGGGGCGAGCGGCCCGACACTTCTTTGGCGGGCATGCGCAACGGCCTGCGGGCGCGGGTGGCCCAGTTGCTGCCCGATGGACGGGGCGGGTCCATGGTCTTGGCTTTGACCACCGGGGACCGCTCCCGGCTGGACGCGGAGACCATGGACGCCACCCGAAGCGCGGGGTTGGCGCATACCCTGGCCCTGTCCGGTCTGCACGTGGGGTTCGTGGCCGCCATGGGCTGGGGATTAGCATGGCTCCTCGGACGGCTGTGGCCGGGGCTGCTGTTGCGCTTGCCGCGTCCCAAGCTGGCCGTTTACCTGGCCGCGCCGCTGGTCCTGGCCTATGCCTGGCTCGGACAGCCGTCGGCCTCGCTCATCCGCGCCTCGGTCATGTTCGGCTTCTGGGGCGTGCTCCTGCTTCAGGGGCGGGGGCGGGTGCTCATGGATGGGCTGTTTTTCGCCCTGGCGGTCATCGTTTTTGTCTCGCCCTTGTCCGTGTACGATCTCGGTTTGCAGATGTCCCTGTCCGCCGTGGCCGGGATCGGGTTGCTCTATCCGTTTTTCCGTTTTCTCTTTGCTGCCCGACGCGGGGGTCCCATGCGCCTGCTGTCGTGGGCGGCGGGCGTGCTGGCGGTCAGCGTTTGCGCCACGCTGGCGATCATGCCGCTGGTCTCCTGGTATTTCGGCACGTTCAGTCCGAACCTGCTGCTTAACATGGTCTGGCTCCCGGTCCTGGGCTGTGTGGTCATGCCGCTCGGGTTGGCCGGCATGATTCTGGCCGTCCCGGCTTGGACCGCGCCCGCCGGGGCGTTGCTGCTCGGCTTGGCCGCGCGCGTCACGGACGGGCTGCTCCGGCTGCTGGATGCGGTGCGGAGTGGGGGCTGGACTCCGGTTTTCGCCGTGCTGCGGCCCCTGTGGCCGGAACTGCTCGGGTTTGCGCTGCTTCTGGTCGCTACGGCGGTCTGCCTGCGCGGACGGCGGAAGGCTCCGGTCCTGCTGGCCGGGCTCGGCTTTGTCCTGCTCGTCGCGCCCCATGTGTTTGTCATGGCCGAGGACAGCCGAGACCGGGTCTCTTTGACCATGCTCGATGTGGGATTGGGCCAGTCCCTGGTGATTTCCCTGCCCGGCGGCCGCCGTTGGCTGGTGGATGCGGGCGGAGGGTCACCCACCTTCGATCTGGGCCAGGCCGTGGTGGGGCCGTCCCTGGCCCTGGGGCGCGCACCCCGGCTGGAGGGCATTTTCCTGTCCCACCCGGACACGGACCACAGCCATGGGCTTCCATACCTCCTGGAGCGGTTTGTCGTGGGCGCGCTGTACACCAACGACATGCTCCCCCGCGGCCTGACCGGCGACCGGCTGCGTCGGGTTCTGGACGCAATCGGGATGGAGCCCGTGGCCCTGCAAGCCGGGGATGCGGTGGACTTGGCGCCCGGCGTGCGCGCGGCCGTCCTGCACCCGGGTGCCGGGTTCGCCGGATCGCGGGCCAACGAGCGTTCTCTGGTTTTACGCCTGGAACGGGACGGCCGGTCCCTGGCGCTTCTGCCGGGAGATATCGAGATCGGCGGCATCCGGGCCATGCGTGAGCGCGGTGCGGACGTGGCGGCCGAGGTCCTGGTCCTGCCGCACCACGGCAGCCGCCGGAGCTTCGACCCGGCATTCTACGCGGCCGTGGGGCCCAAAGCCGTGCTGTGTTCCAACGGTTTCATGAACCGCTACGGGTTTCCGGATCCCGGCGTGGCCTCGGCAGCCGGAGCGGTCGCCGGGAACGGGGTGTACGCCACGGCGCGGTGCGGTCGGGTGGTTTGCCGTTGGGACGGTTCCTACGGCCCCCTCCGGATCGAGACCTGGTTGACGGGAGCCGCTTGCCAGGAATGTCCGTCTGATATAGAAACCCAAGTAAGACCCGCGCCGGGTTCGGATGCGTGGAAAACAGGCCCGGTTGTCCCCGGCCCGCCGCAACAGGCAGATGATCCATGA
- a CDS encoding HDOD domain-containing protein: MKNDVKQELLEAVERMPAFPQSVRQVLALSGDVNCSQKDLVEVIKKDPVFTLKILRLVNSPYFGLSREITSINHASVYLGLNTLKNAALSLAAVGAIPREASARMDMGAFWLHSLAVAACASMLGRRLGVSRDDAANYFAAGLLHDIGKVVFALYMPAGFEAALRESAESDVSLHQCEREIIGATHADIGGLLAEKWRLPGELGEAVASHHSMDRGGDFMLCDCLFAANQISKKLAFGSAGNFEVEPLPSGVANRFGMALDELAADLHTLGEEVENARIFIKLGESR, encoded by the coding sequence ATGAAGAACGACGTCAAACAAGAATTGCTCGAAGCCGTGGAGCGGATGCCCGCTTTCCCTCAAAGCGTGCGTCAGGTCTTGGCGTTGTCGGGGGACGTCAACTGTTCGCAGAAGGACCTGGTGGAGGTCATAAAAAAGGACCCGGTTTTCACCCTCAAGATCCTGCGCCTGGTCAATTCCCCTTATTTCGGGTTGTCCCGGGAGATCACGTCCATTAATCACGCCAGCGTCTACCTCGGCCTGAACACCCTCAAGAATGCGGCTCTGAGCCTGGCGGCGGTGGGGGCCATCCCCCGGGAGGCCTCCGCGCGGATGGACATGGGCGCGTTCTGGCTCCATTCCCTGGCCGTGGCCGCATGCGCGAGCATGCTCGGACGCAGGCTCGGGGTGTCCCGCGATGACGCGGCCAATTATTTCGCGGCTGGGTTGCTGCACGATATCGGCAAGGTGGTCTTCGCTCTGTATATGCCCGCCGGGTTCGAGGCCGCTCTCCGTGAGAGCGCCGAGTCGGACGTGTCGCTGCATCAGTGCGAACGCGAGATCATCGGGGCCACCCATGCGGACATCGGCGGGCTGCTGGCCGAAAAATGGCGTCTGCCCGGCGAACTCGGGGAAGCCGTCGCCTCCCATCATTCCATGGACCGGGGCGGGGATTTCATGCTCTGCGACTGTCTGTTCGCCGCCAATCAGATCAGCAAGAAGCTGGCTTTCGGCTCGGCCGGGAATTTCGAGGTGGAGCCGCTGCCCTCGGGCGTGGCAAACCGGTTCGGCATGGCCCTGGATGAACTTGCAGCGGACCTGCACACCTTGGGCGAAGAGGTCGAAAACGCACGCATCTTCATCAAGCTCGGAGAGTCCCGCTGA
- a CDS encoding MBL fold metallo-hydrolase, with protein MRVRFRGTRGSLPVPGARTVRYGGNTSCIEIRADDGHPLILDAGTGIRELGREMARREPGVCDIFITHTHWDHISGLPFFLPLFVPGNRVTLYGPADPLNRVGIEAVLSRQMEYPFFPVRTAELAADIGYRTLVEGETVDLGIAEVTPLLMNHPAPNFGYLVRCDGRSLFFTGDHEPFGNIYSPGDADFEAYEALVNERNRDIIDCLRGVDLLVIDAQYTSEEYLRKKGWGHGSMDTALELAREAGVGRVVLTHHDVDRTDTDLDVLEGLLRARWADRGVSFELAREGMELAL; from the coding sequence ATGCGCGTTCGGTTCCGAGGCACGCGCGGCTCCCTGCCGGTGCCGGGGGCGCGGACCGTCAGGTACGGCGGCAACACCTCGTGCATCGAGATCCGCGCCGACGACGGCCACCCGCTTATTCTCGACGCGGGCACCGGCATCCGCGAACTGGGTCGCGAAATGGCCCGGCGGGAGCCCGGCGTTTGCGATATCTTCATCACCCATACCCATTGGGATCATATCTCCGGACTGCCGTTCTTTCTCCCCCTGTTCGTGCCCGGCAACCGCGTGACCCTTTACGGTCCGGCCGATCCCTTGAACAGGGTCGGCATCGAGGCTGTTTTGTCCCGGCAGATGGAGTACCCGTTTTTTCCGGTGCGGACCGCAGAACTCGCGGCGGACATAGGGTACCGCACCCTGGTTGAGGGCGAGACCGTGGACCTCGGGATCGCCGAGGTCACGCCTCTGCTCATGAACCACCCGGCCCCGAATTTCGGCTACCTGGTGCGCTGCGATGGCCGCTCCCTGTTCTTTACGGGGGACCATGAGCCGTTCGGCAACATCTATTCTCCTGGAGACGCGGACTTCGAGGCCTACGAGGCCCTGGTGAACGAACGCAACCGGGACATCATTGATTGCCTGCGCGGCGTGGACCTGCTCGTCATTGACGCCCAGTACACCTCGGAGGAATATCTGCGTAAGAAGGGGTGGGGCCATGGCTCCATGGACACGGCCCTGGAGCTGGCCCGGGAGGCCGGGGTCGGACGGGTGGTGCTGACCCATCACGACGTGGACCGGACCGATACGGATTTGGACGTTCTGGAGGGCCTGCTGCGGGCCCGATGGGCCGACCGGGGCGTGTCCTTCGAACTGGCCCGGGAGGGCATGGAGCTTGCGCTGTGA
- a CDS encoding response regulator — MKALIVDDDFYSRNMIHEILRQVAKCDIAVNGEEAIEAFRHGLLEGEPYDLVCLDLLMPELDGQQALREIRILEQENGVSPHSESKIIVTTMLADEKETHDAFFLGGATSYLVKPIDEKKLMDEIKSLGLI; from the coding sequence ATGAAAGCGTTGATCGTGGATGACGATTTTTACAGCAGGAATATGATTCACGAGATATTGCGTCAGGTAGCCAAGTGCGACATCGCCGTGAACGGCGAGGAGGCCATCGAGGCCTTTCGGCACGGTCTGCTTGAAGGCGAGCCCTACGATCTGGTCTGCCTCGACCTGCTTATGCCGGAATTGGACGGCCAGCAGGCCCTGCGTGAAATCCGCATCTTGGAGCAGGAGAACGGCGTCAGCCCGCACAGCGAATCCAAGATCATCGTCACCACCATGCTCGCGGACGAAAAGGAAACCCATGACGCCTTTTTTCTCGGAGGGGCCACATCCTACCTGGTCAAGCCCATCGACGAGAAAAAACTCATGGACGAGATCAAGAGCCTCGGGCTCATCTGA